From Triticum urartu cultivar G1812 chromosome 2, Tu2.1, whole genome shotgun sequence, a single genomic window includes:
- the LOC125536663 gene encoding uncharacterized protein LOC125536663 isoform X2 — MNETVTGKDRWTGIYCLAVPHGGRDAVAPCSVPMGLLCLMLPLVEFGTVSCCRLRRALGPSLLLIEPTSPVAGASSSRRSCCLPNLLLAASGCTISAVAVSFDSSRLHDLCCSCVVRLIKIYHEGKICLTVHFRRAHTSDGTGLASWWNQALESLRLLLLCFFGQADIYCTSSLLLVGGEPLLVEPLAPHLGSCLERRIARGQLPMCRGDGNMQINKRHMYCYE, encoded by the exons ATGAATGAAACTGTGACGGGAAAGGACAGATGGACTGGGATATATTGCCTCGCCGTGCCGCATGGTGGCCGAGATGCGGTAGCCCCATGCTCTGTTCCGATGGGCCTCCTCTGCTTGATGTTGCCGCTGGTTGAG TTTGGTACGGTTTCCTGTTGTCGCTTGCGTCGAGCCTTGGGTCCGTCTCTCCTTCTCATTGAG CCTACTTCTCCTGTTGCTGGCGCTTCTTCTTCTCGTCGGTCCTGCTGCTTACCCAACCTTTTGCTTGCTGCCTCGG GTTGCACGATCTCTGCTGTAGCTGTGTCGTTCGACTCATCAAG GTTGCACGATCTCTGCTGTAGCTGTGTCGTTCGACTCATCAAG ATATACCACGAAGGGAAGATCTGCCTCACTGTGCACTTCAGGCGCGCGCACACTAGCGATGGTACAGGATTGGCTTCATGGTGGAATCAG GCTCTAGAATCGCTAAGGTTGCTCCTTCTCTGTTTCTTTGGTCAAG CTGATATTTATTGTACCTCATCTTTGCTCCTGGTTGGTGGGGAACCCCTCCTGGTCGAGCCCCTAGCCCCCCACCTTGGCAGCTGCCTGGAGAGGAGGATAGCCCGAGGACAACTCCCAATGTGCCGAGGAGATGGGAACAT
- the LOC125536663 gene encoding uncharacterized protein LOC125536663 isoform X3 — protein MNETVTGKDRWTGIYCLAVPHGGRDAVAPCSVPMGLLCLMLPLVEFGTVSCCRLRRALGPSLLLIEPTSPVAGASSSRRSCCLPNLLLAASGCTISAVAVSFDSSRLHDLCCSCVVRLIKIYHEGKICLTVHFRRAHTSDGTGLASWWNQALESLRLLLLCFFGQADIYCTSSLLLVGGEPLLVEPLAPHLGSCLERRIARGQLPMCRGDGNMISIAFSLG, from the exons ATGAATGAAACTGTGACGGGAAAGGACAGATGGACTGGGATATATTGCCTCGCCGTGCCGCATGGTGGCCGAGATGCGGTAGCCCCATGCTCTGTTCCGATGGGCCTCCTCTGCTTGATGTTGCCGCTGGTTGAG TTTGGTACGGTTTCCTGTTGTCGCTTGCGTCGAGCCTTGGGTCCGTCTCTCCTTCTCATTGAG CCTACTTCTCCTGTTGCTGGCGCTTCTTCTTCTCGTCGGTCCTGCTGCTTACCCAACCTTTTGCTTGCTGCCTCGG GTTGCACGATCTCTGCTGTAGCTGTGTCGTTCGACTCATCAAG GTTGCACGATCTCTGCTGTAGCTGTGTCGTTCGACTCATCAAG ATATACCACGAAGGGAAGATCTGCCTCACTGTGCACTTCAGGCGCGCGCACACTAGCGATGGTACAGGATTGGCTTCATGGTGGAATCAG GCTCTAGAATCGCTAAGGTTGCTCCTTCTCTGTTTCTTTGGTCAAG CTGATATTTATTGTACCTCATCTTTGCTCCTGGTTGGTGGGGAACCCCTCCTGGTCGAGCCCCTAGCCCCCCACCTTGGCAGCTGCCTGGAGAGGAGGATAGCCCGAGGACAACTCCCAATGTGCCGAGGAGATGGGAACAT